TTCCATACAATCcaaattggaaataaaattaatctaAAACCTTGGATTAGTGAGGAACATGTTCCGAGGACTTAAAGGCGTTGGCTCCGCGATAGTTTTCTACCAGGAGCGATTTGTAGCGCCGCAGGTGGACGCTGAGCCCCTCCTCCCGTTCGCTGGCAGAAAGGATAGCCACACGAGCCACTACCAAATGGGAAGGATTTGACTGACTGAAGCCTCTGATCACATCGATTTCATCGCCGACATCAAGCTGAaagtattttatatttaaaacaattttttaatcaaatcaTAAAAAACTTCTCACCTGAGCGCTTTTCTTTTGAAGCTTTTTTCCATTGACCCGTATCTTgctttcataaaaatttaGTTCCACTTTGCTAATGaaagaattaaaattagtcatttaattagaaaaaataggtaaagtaaaaaatttcttattttaaattagttgttCATTTTCTTACACTTTTTATTTAGTGatcaattgttttttttaaatatggaTTGTTTTCacaaattaaagtttaatttattataattaataatatattgcaTTTAAGGTGAAAAATGATCTCATAAAATTAgcataatataatattaaaaaattgtaaagtCTAATCTAATGGTTTAATCAGATTTCGTGTATGTATACTAACTTTCTGGCCATTCCCAGACCTGCTTTTAACAGCAAGTCTGCCCGCAGTGAGTTCACCTTGGTCTTTACCACCTTGGAGTCGCGCTCATCTTTGAAATCCTCATCTTCATCATCGTCGCTGTCCAGATCTTCCGCCGCCCTAGACGATTTTTTATCATATTTCCATGCGGAGCTGCTGGTATGTAGAGGAGCCTGAAGTCTTACACAAACTTCTGGTGTGGATGAGGTTAtattggccaaactgctgcCTGGAACAGGGGCGGATAAACATCGCCTTAACCGAGATATTTGACGTAAACTTCGGAGCATTTTTTTGCGGGCGCCTTAACAATTACGATAACAAATAACATAACCTAAAAATCACAGCTGATTAAAGGGGGGACTATATttaaacacattaaaattagtttttctCCATAAAGTCGtagggtattataataaataagtttaataaaaagaaataatttttttttgaatttgtgttattttcatatttatttttttagtttagttttgtttGCAAAGTTCcttcttttgctttttgttgcGTTTCTTTTTAGGTTTCTTGTTGGGATTTGGACGAATCTGTTGTACAGTAAGTGGCTGATAGGTGCTTAGGTTACTTGGCAGAAACTCATCCTCTTCAatctcatcctcatcctcgtgTATTTCCATGGGTTCTATGTCGGGGGATTCTTCTTTTTTCATAGGTTTTTCGACTTTTGCTTCATTTTTGGCTTGACTTCTGGCTTTCATGGCCAAATTGCTAAGAGCAGCACCCAGTTGTTTGGTCTCCACCTGAATATCTATCCTGTCCAGCTTTATTGTCGCTTTGTCATCAGAAAACGAGATAAAATCGCCATCCCATTCTTGTTCCACAGGCTTTGGTACAACTGGCTCTTTTTTCTGGCTCTTTTTCTCGGCTTCAATACTTTCCTTATCCTTTTGTTCCAGtgtcttcattttttttgtacatttcTGTGCCTTAGAcgttttttttatggaaatggGAGGATCTAATTTCCTGGCGGTAACCCACTGATCTAAATCCTCGCTAATGGTTTTTAAATCCAATGGTAAGGTTAAAGCTGTAGCCCTTATACCAAAAATATCCTCGGTTAGATCCTCCAGCTTGGGTTGGGCGTAGATGGGAGCGGTGGGGACCTTGACGGATGCACTGGTGGTAATTAACCGGATGAGATGGGCTGGTCGCAGGCTTAAGGAAACAATCAAAAGTGAGAACCGCTTCGAGTTTATTGCACGTAAAGAACTCTCCAGACCCAGATGAATTCCATAGCGACTAGGAAATGTCTTAGTACCATCTTTGCAGTTTTTTATAGCCTTTTTAATTATACTAGAAAACTGCAGCACTTCATCTTCGGTTAAAAGCGGgctgaaatttttaaaagttcacTTGTTGATACAGTTTTGTTGTTTACCTTCCTACCTGTGATTTTTGTACGGATTTGCCAAAATGGTACGCAACCTTGGTAGCATCTTCTTCTTGCCTTTGGCTTCCTTTTGTTTAATGCTGGCTAAACTCATCCtggatttttaaaattatgattgaaaaaaataaacaaaaatgtgtTCAATGCCCAGGTGGTGCCCTGCGTTGCCACCTAATATTTAATGGCGAGTGCTGCCACACTGCcacaaacaaatttaaatgaaacaataattttaatgtaaattcaaatatatttaaatacgATTTTTAAATTAGTACCAATAAATTTCGGGTTCTGTATCTGAGTTATATCTTTTAGGTTTATCTATTTTGAAATCTTCGGCATGATTCGCCTTTCTAGCTGTCGTGGTTGGCTCTGTTGTTGTAACATTACTATCCGGATTGTCAAAATTATCCATCATTgtacttaaatattttgtactgTCGAAACCGGGAGTTGTAGAAATTATTTCCAGTAAGGTTGTGTAGGCTTCTGGATTTTCTGTGGTGTTTAAAGAACTGGGCGTTGTAGATTCCCATGATTCAGTGGTAGTCTTATCTGTCATTACTGAATTGTCCGTAGTGCTAGTTTCCGGGGATGGTTCCGTGGTTTCCGTCAAATCTGTGAACGTGTATTCGGTTGTACTGGTATAGTCCATGAAGTTTTCTTGGGTAGAATGAAAAATCGTAGTGCTTGTTTCTGGAGCCTCTGAAGTATCGGGATAGTTCGAAGTGGTATCTTCTTGTATGGATGTTGTGGTGGACTCAAAAATATTGGTAGTGGATTCCGTATATTCTGGTAAGGTTGTTGTGGGAGAATCAAAGCTTATATAAGTTGTTTCTTCTGGGGCCTCCGTAGTTCCTGGAATGTTTGTTGTGGAATCACTCAGCAACAATGGGGTTGTGGATTGAATACCGGACGTAGTGGTCTCCGGCGACGCAGTAGTTGGGTATATTTCTGTAGTCGAGTATTCCGGAAACGGTGTTGTGGTTGATTCCATGTATAAAGTAGATTCTGGAGGCTCCGTAGTGACAGGACTATCCGTGCTGGTAACCCATGGAGAAAATGTTGTTGTGGATTCAAGACTGGAAGTAGTTTCCTGTGATTCTGTATTTTCAGGGTTTTCCGTACTTGTAGTCTCCGGTAATGGTTTTATTGTAGAATTAATAATGTTGGCTGGTTTTTCCAGTGATAGAACCCCTGTTGGCTTGTAAGGAGAATAGCTTTTTACTTTATATGGAATgtgattttttatataatccTTAGCCAAGCTAATCCAGTCGTCGCGACTTAGAACTTCATTTAAATCTTTACTGGCTAACAATAATTGTGCCATTAGAAGAAGTAAATATATTATCTTCATGACGATGTTGACTCCTTCACCAAAAATCTCTGACTAATTACTTTCAAAATCCTCCAAGCATTTATAAGGGTATTCTGGGTATTCTACCTGTTTTACTTGAAGAGCTACCTGCTCCGAAAACGCTCATTACCATTAATTAGCAACACgggaaatttgcatttaatttttaaaatttcccgCCAGGGCTGCACCATTGCTTGTTACGGTCTGGTAACGCTAAACCATTGCCGGCATTTCCAACAGCTGATTGTTTTTGTGGATAGAAGAAGAGTGGCGTGTTTTCCAATCCgcgttttttcttaaaaattttaaagccaTATTAATTGCAGTTATAAATCAtccattataaaaaaatagtttaaccAAAGACAAAAACCTCAATACAGTAGGTACACCTCAgtaataaaaactttaatttacgGACGGAGACATTGGTGCTTCGCTTTGCCTTTTTCgtgaataaaataattaatttattgtttatttttagtaacCAATTAAAAATGGACTCCGATTTGTATGATGAGTTTGGAAACTACATTGGCCCTGATTTAGACAGCGATGAAGATGATGAACAAAGCATTTATGGTCAGCCAGATGTACAGGACGATCCAGAGGCAAATACTTGATTTCTCTTTTTGAtggaaaatatgaaattatgttaattattttctttaaacagGACGCAATGGATGAAGATGAGGTGGAGCCGCAGGAGGATGAGGACAAGGAAGTGACTGCAGTAGTACTTCACGAGGATAAACGATATTATCCATCTGCGGTCGAAGTTTACGGGCCAGATGTGGAGACAATTGTTCAGGAGGAAGATGCCCAGCCGCTGGACAAGCCACTTATCGAACCCGTTAAGAAGCTGAAGTTCCAGATCAAGGAGCAGGATATGCAGGAGACCACTTACGATATGGAGTTTATGGCGGATTTGATGGATACTCCTCCGCTAATTCGCAACGTGGCATTGGTTGGGCACTTGCACCACGGCAAAACCACGTTTGTGGACTGCCTTATCCGTCAGACGCATCCGCAGTTTGAGAACATGGAGGAGCGCTCGCTGCGCTATACGGATACGCTTTTCACCGAGCAGGAGCGTGGATGCAGTATTAAGGCTACTCCTGTTACCCTGGTCCTGCAGGATGTCAAGCAAAAGAGCTACTTACTGAATATTTTTGATACACCCGGACACGTCAACTTTTCCGATGAGGCGACGGCCGCGATGCGGATGAGCGACGGAGTGGTGCTATTTATTGACGCCGCCGAGGGCGTCATGCTGAACACTGAGCGCCTGCTCAAACATGCGGTGCAGGAGCGCCAGGCCATCACTGTGTGCATCAATAAGGTGGGTGAATGAAGTTTTAGAAATGTTTGCAAAATATTCATCGGGTTTGTGGATTCACAGATTGACCGTTTGATATTGGAGCTGAAGCTGCCGCCTCAAGATGCCTACTTTAAGTTGAAGCACATAGTGGAGGAGGTGAATTCGCTGCTCAGGTAAGCCAATACTCTCAAGTCGTATGGGGTTCTTGtgttaaacaaaatattattaatttttcagtACATATGCCGCCGCAGATGACAATGTATTAGTGTCTCCCATCTTGGGCAATGTTTGCTTTGCAAGTTCCCTATATGGGTTCTGTTTTACTCTTAAATCATTTGCCAAACTCTATGCCGACACTTACGAGGGCGTAAATTACATAGACTTTGCCAAGCGGCTTTGGGGCGATATGTACTTCAATAGCAAAACGTAAGTGTAATATCCATCAGTCTTTAAAATTGTGTCTCACAAACGTATTATATAAACAGGCGCAAATTTTCCAAGAAACAACCTCATAACTCAGCACAGCGCAGTTTCGTAGAGTTCATTCTGGAGCCCATGTATAAGCTGATTGCTCAGGTGGTGGGTGATGTGGATACAACCTTAGCTGACACCCTCGCCGAGCTAAATGTCCGAGTTTCCAAGGAGGAAATGAAATCCAATATACGGCCGCTGCTGCGACTTGTCTGCAATCGGTTTATGGGAGATTGCAGTGGTTTCGTCGACATGTGCGTCGAGCACATTAAATCACCCTTGGAAAACGCCAAACGTAAGGTGGATCACATTTACACGGGGCCCAAAGAAGGTGATATATATCGTGACATGATCTCATGCAACCAGTTCGGAGCCCTGATGGTACACAGCTCCAAGATGTATCCAAACGATGACTGTACATTCTTCCAAGTGCTGGCGAGGATCGTCTCAGGAACGTTGCATGCTGGTCAAGAGGTGCGTGTTCTTGGTGAGAACTACACCCTGCAGGACGAAGAAGATTCGCGCATACTCCAAGTCGGGAGACTCTGGGTCTTTGAATCCAGATACAAAGTCGAATTAAATCGAGTTCCATCCGGCAATTGGGTTCTTATCGAGGGAATAGATCAGTGCATTGTAAAAACATCAACGATTGTGGACATCAACGTCCCGGAGGATCTCTACATTTTCCGACCCCTGAAGTTCAACACGCAGAGCATTATAAAGATTGCGGTTGAGCCAGTGAATCCATCAGAGTTACCCAAAATGTTGGACGGTCTCCGCAAGGTGAATAAGTCCTATCCTCTCTTGTCGACGCGCGTGGAAGAGTCGGGTGAGCATGTGATTCTTGGAACCGGTGAACTTTACTTGGACTGTGTTATGCACGATCTTCGAAAGATGTATTCGGAGATTGACATAAAGGTTGCTGATCCCGTGGTCGCGTTCTGCGAGACAGTGGTGGAAACTAGTTCGCTCAAGTGCTTTGCCGAGACACCCAACAAAAAGAACAAGATAACCATGATTTCAGAGCCTTTAGAAAAGGGTTTAGCCGAGGACATTGAAAACGGAACTGTGTGCATAAACTGGAACAAGAAACGCATCGGAGAGTTCTTCCAGGTCAACTACGATTGGGATTTGCTGGCAGCACGCTCCATTTGGGCGTTTGGCCCCGATTCAACTGGACCCAATATCCTCGTGGACGATACGTTGCCATCGGAAGTGGACAAGAACCTGTTAACAGCTGTAAAGGATTCCATTGTGCAAGGGTTTCAATGGGGCACCCGAGAAGGCCCGTTGTGTGAGGAGCCCATTCGAAATGTCAAGTTCAAGATTCTCGACGGTGTTATTGCTAACGAAGCACTCCATCGCGGTGGCGGTCAGATCATTCCCACAGCTCGCCGTGTGGCATACTCTGCATTCTTAATGGCCACTCCGCGTCTGATGGAGCCCTATTTGTTTGTGGAGGTGCAGGCGCCAGCCGATTGTGTGTCTGCAGTTTATACGGTGCTGGCCAGGCGAAGGTTAGTGAAATATATCCTTTTATTTACGGTAATTTAAAACTCGAACCTTGCTTTACAGAGGTCACGTTACACAGGATGCCCCGGTGTCAGGATCCCCCATATACACGATCAAAGCATTTATACCCGCCATCGACTCATTTGGTTTCGAGACGGATCTGCGTACTCATACCCAGGGCCAGGCCTTCTGCTTATCTGTATTCCATCACTGGCAGATTGTTCCTGGTGATCCGCTGGACAAGAGCATCATAATTCGTCCGCTGGAGCCACAACAGGCTTCGCACTTGGCGAGAGAGTTTATGATTAAGACCCGGCGCAGGAAGGGTCTCTCCGAGGATGTTTCTATCAACAAGTTCTTCGACGATCCTATGTTGCTGGAGCTGGCCCGCCAGGATGTCCTGGTAAACTATCCGTTGTAAGACCAAGACGATCCAATAAACTTTTTAGACATACTTTTCGGTCTtatcttttaattaattgttggACTTTGGAATATGTTAGccaaagaaaaagaaacacCTAATTTGGAATCTACTACAGAAGCATAGTcactaaatatttatttgaaaccTGGCTGGGCcaaataatttacaaaatagTATACAGGAAACAGTTATAGTTTTGGTAGAAACTAGGTCCTCATTCGGTGTTGCCGTTTTGCAGGACCTCCGACTCGTAGCCGTCGTGTTCGGCCTGCTCGTCATCGAATTCCACTTCGTCGTCGGCGGTGGCCTcctaaaatattcataaaaatattacaaatccACTCTCCTAAAAttcgaattaaaaaaatattcataccTGATACTGTTGGTACTCGGAAATCAAATCGTTCATGTTGCTCTCAGCCTCGGTGAACTCCATCTCATCCATACCCTCGCCGGTGTACCAGTGGAGGAAGGCCTTGCGCCGGAACATGGCGGTGAACTGCTCGGAGATGCGCTTGAAGATCTCCTGGATGGCCGTGGAGTTGCCAATGAAGGTGGCGGACATCTTGAGGCCCCTGGGCGGGATGTCGCAGACGGCCACCTTGACGTTGTTGGGAATCCATTCGACAAAGTAGCTGCTGTTCTTGCTCTGCACGTTAAGCATCTGGGTGTCCACCTCCTTCATGGACATGGGACCTGTTAATTATTGAGTAAGCGTTAgcgttaaaaaaaagaatgccTCCAGGCACGGGCCGGAAACTTTCAGCGTATTTACATCAAAAGCCAAGTTCGCTTTGATGCGCCAGCCGAATCCCCAAAATCCCTGAATATGAAATACTAAACGGCTTCTAAGTCCTCGCAGCGCACCTTGCCACCTGGGCCAACAGCGATTGCGGAGTAGGGCGGAGTGGTATGGGATGCGGACACAAACAGTCCCAGGAGGTAACTAAAAAAGTTGTTTAAATTCCTTTGCTGgcattttttccttttgcctCTTTTGGCCCAACGAGCGGAGTCGTACACATTTTTGTGATTAATTATTTTGCAAGTATTTCTGGCAGGCAGTCGTCAGAGAGGCCAAAACGGATATGGATCCCCGGATCTGGAGAAATCCGGAGATGGTGCAGTGCAGCCGGAGTCACGTTCAGCATGATTAGTTAAGCCAGGGGCCGTGTCAGGCGGCGGTCGCAATTCCCCAATGGATCTTGAAAGTAAATTTCTAATTACGCGCGTTTTGCGAGTCATCAGTCAAAAGCAAGGGCAAtggcagcaggagcaggcAATTCAAAGGAGCAGTCCTTGCGcacccacacatacacacaagGAATAACAAATGAAATATTATGCGGCATACTTTTGGGCGCCGCATCGcagtttattaatttaaaaattagcGCGAAAAAATGCCAACAGGCAGTTCAATGTTGTTGGAGTGGAAATGTTTGGTGGACTAACAAATTTGCGCTACGTGCGCGTTGACGGATTGCAGCCTTTTTAGCCAGCCAGCCGGGCATTAATCATTTTTAGTGGCGCCCATAAGTAGGCCCAGTGCTTGGCTAATAAAATCGTCGCCCAAAGCCACGCATTAAAAAAAGCCAAGCCCCCCAGAGAGTCGAAGGTGTTGCTACGTGCCTACGGGTCGGAAAAGCGACGGTCAGGTGCGCCACCGGCTGCCCATGACAAAGTGACAAAGTTTCCCCGGATAagcagccgccgccgccaccaccgTCGTCTGAATAAATGAGCGgatagatggatggatgggtTCCCCTTGTTTAGGCTACGCGTGAAAGTGTTTAAGGTTTGTtgttaaaaaactatttttcttttcccaACCTCCTCCCACGTCGACTCCCGCTCAACACTCACCCCGGAAAATGCAGGCCACCGTGAGGTAACGTCCGTGCCGGGGATCGCAGGCAGTCATCATGTTCTTGGCATCGAACATCTGCTGGGTCAACTCGGCCACGGTCAGGGCGCGATACTGCTGGGAGCCCTTGGCGGTTAGGGGTGCGAATCCGGGCATGAAGAAGTGCAGACGCGGAAAGGGCACCATGTTCACGGCCAGCTTGCGGAGATCGGCGTTCAGCTGGCCGGGGAAACGCAGGCATGTGGTTACACCGGACATTGTGACCTGGATGAATTAAGATGATTTTAGttactttattaaaaattgtattaatattAAAGAGTTGGGTTAATTTAAGTGGGTTgaattgttgttgttccttGTCCTCCGGTTCCATTGATTGTTACTTACAGATACCAAGTGATTGAGATCCTCGTAAGTGGGAGACCCTAGGCGCAGAGTCCGGTAACATATATCGTACAAGGCCTCGTTGTCGATGCAGAATGTCAAGTCGGTgtccatcaaaagttgatgcAGGGACAACGTGGCATTGTATGgttccaccaccacctccgATACCTTTTCTCAAACCGGTGGCAGGGGTGTTTGGGATTGGGATTTGGAATTTGGTGCACGGATGGAGAGGATGGGTGgacagacaaacaaacaaaggaAGCATTAGACGGATGGAATTACGTTACTTACGGAAACCAGATGGTTAAGATCGCCGTAGGTGGGCGACGAGAGCTTCAGCGTGCGGAAACAGATGTCGTAGAGAGCCTCGTTGTCAATGCAGAAGGTCTCGTCCGTGTTCTCCACCAGCTGGTGAATGGATAGCGTGGCATTGTACGGCTCCACGACGGTGTCGGACACCTATCCGGATTAATCGCAAAAGGCCGCAAAATAAGGACATGCAAAATAAAAGCAGATTAATTAGCAAGGCGACCGGCAATCAAACAGGAGCATAAAGGATTTCTTTCTGGTCACCTACTTGGACTTAGGTCCTAAAATTTGTTTCCTCTTAAATGGAATTTACTGCTTAAACATAGGCCACTGGAATTACAcgcttttctttatttctcGGACAACCCCTAATGAAGGCTCGACTGAGGATTGAAGTTTTGTCCTTTCGGGCAACagtcaatatttaaataattggtGTTTTCTTTGGCCCAATCCACTTGCTGGCACTTTGAGGCTGCAACATGAAAAATGCATTCTCCCAACAGGATGAATTTCGAATGCAGTGCCAACAGAATAGCAAACCCTATTAATAAAGGCAGTTGTTCCTGTGCCTGCTGCAGTTTCAACTTGCAACAGTATCAATGATATGTTGAGCCCGGAGCGGCACTCAGGACGAGAGTTGCTGCATAAATGCAGTTGCATGTTGCACAAACATCTTTGTGTCTGCCACTACACGCATATTCCACTGTACAGTGTACACGCATGGTGTATATTTCGTTTCAAATTctgcaaattgaaaattatgtATTATCTTTGGCCGGCCCTCTATATTTGCGTAGGCAAGATGCATTGCTCTTCGCAACTTGAAGGATGCATACAGGAGCTCTGCGAGCGGGGGCGTGACTGGTTAGTTGTGGGACAAACTTCACTCGAGTTTCGGGTTGCCGTTTGCAAGGTGTGTGCACATAAATTGTGGCAATTATTTAATGGCCCCGGCCCTAGAGCGATAACATGTACTCCCACGCATGGAGAGTGCACTTAGAAAAACCAATCGGCTTGCAGGATTCAGACAATATAAGGAGTAGTGCTCTTTAATTATACTCCTGGAGGAAACTTTTCCGAGTGCATGCTCTTCACAAAACTCGCACCGAGGCCTGGCAGCACACCTTTGTCTACTTAGGCGGTACATGCAGTTAATACTAATGAGTTATGCTCGTGCAcatgcattttgcattttgtatTTGCTATTTGTTGCTGGCCGCACTATTTGCACACCGCTTGGACACAATATTTGTCCACTCTGTTCTTGTTCTGTCCCCTGGCAGGTCTCCTGCCCCATCTAAATCTGGAGGATTTACGAGCACGCTCTTCGATATTATTGCAGTGCCCGACTGGCAGGTGCAAATCTCAGATGGCACCTTCCTTTGCTCGACCGGACGAGGTCGAGGCGATAGCTAGACTCAAAGGGTGTTTAAATCCTTTGACTGGCATCCGTTAATTAATGAACGcaattaaaagctttaataaTATG
The Drosophila bipectinata strain 14024-0381.07 chromosome 3R, DbipHiC1v2, whole genome shotgun sequence DNA segment above includes these coding regions:
- the LOC108127447 gene encoding mitochondrial transcription rescue factor 1 — protein: MLRSLRQISRLRRCLSAPVPGSSLANITSSTPEVCVRLQAPLHTSSSAWKYDKKSSRAAEDLDSDDDEDEDFKDERDSKVVKTKVNSLRADLLLKAGLGMARNKVELNFYESKIRVNGKKLQKKSAQLDVGDEIDVIRGFSQSNPSHLVVARVAILSASEREEGLSVHLRRYKSLLVENYRGANAFKSSEHVPH
- the LOC108127446 gene encoding uncharacterized protein; translated protein: MSLASIKQKEAKGKKKMLPRLRTILANPYKNHSPLLTEDEVLQFSSIIKKAIKNCKDGTKTFPSRYGIHLGLESSLRAINSKRFSLLIVSLSLRPAHLIRLITTSASVKVPTAPIYAQPKLEDLTEDIFGIRATALTLPLDLKTISEDLDQWVTARKLDPPISIKKTSKAQKCTKKMKTLEQKDKESIEAEKKSQKKEPVVPKPVEQEWDGDFISFSDDKATIKLDRIDIQVETKQLGAALSNLAMKARSQAKNEAKVEKPMKKEESPDIEPMEIHEDEDEIEEDEFLPSNLSTYQPLTVQQIRPNPNKKPKKKRNKKQKKELCKQN
- the LOC108127443 gene encoding 116 kDa U5 small nuclear ribonucleoprotein component, encoding MDSDLYDEFGNYIGPDLDSDEDDEQSIYGQPDVQDDPEDAMDEDEVEPQEDEDKEVTAVVLHEDKRYYPSAVEVYGPDVETIVQEEDAQPLDKPLIEPVKKLKFQIKEQDMQETTYDMEFMADLMDTPPLIRNVALVGHLHHGKTTFVDCLIRQTHPQFENMEERSLRYTDTLFTEQERGCSIKATPVTLVLQDVKQKSYLLNIFDTPGHVNFSDEATAAMRMSDGVVLFIDAAEGVMLNTERLLKHAVQERQAITVCINKIDRLILELKLPPQDAYFKLKHIVEEVNSLLSTYAAADDNVLVSPILGNVCFASSLYGFCFTLKSFAKLYADTYEGVNYIDFAKRLWGDMYFNSKTRKFSKKQPHNSAQRSFVEFILEPMYKLIAQVVGDVDTTLADTLAELNVRVSKEEMKSNIRPLLRLVCNRFMGDCSGFVDMCVEHIKSPLENAKRKVDHIYTGPKEGDIYRDMISCNQFGALMVHSSKMYPNDDCTFFQVLARIVSGTLHAGQEVRVLGENYTLQDEEDSRILQVGRLWVFESRYKVELNRVPSGNWVLIEGIDQCIVKTSTIVDINVPEDLYIFRPLKFNTQSIIKIAVEPVNPSELPKMLDGLRKVNKSYPLLSTRVEESGEHVILGTGELYLDCVMHDLRKMYSEIDIKVADPVVAFCETVVETSSLKCFAETPNKKNKITMISEPLEKGLAEDIENGTVCINWNKKRIGEFFQVNYDWDLLAARSIWAFGPDSTGPNILVDDTLPSEVDKNLLTAVKDSIVQGFQWGTREGPLCEEPIRNVKFKILDGVIANEALHRGGGQIIPTARRVAYSAFLMATPRLMEPYLFVEVQAPADCVSAVYTVLARRRGHVTQDAPVSGSPIYTIKAFIPAIDSFGFETDLRTHTQGQAFCLSVFHHWQIVPGDPLDKSIIIRPLEPQQASHLAREFMIKTRRRKGLSEDVSINKFFDDPMLLELARQDVLVNYPL
- the betaTub97EF gene encoding tubulin beta-1 chain isoform X1; this encodes MREIVHLQAGQCGNQIGSKFWEIISDEHGIDPNGYYHGESDLQHERIDVYYNEASSGKYVPRAVLIDLEPGTMDSVRQSPMGQLFRPDNFVYGQSGAGNNWAKGHYTEGAELIDSVLEVLRKESEGCDCLQGFQLAHSLGGGTGSGLGTLLISKIREEYPDRIMNSFSVVPSPKVSDTVVEPYNATLSIHQLVENTDETFCIDNEALYDICFRTLKLSSPTYGDLNHLVSVTMSGVTTCLRFPGQLNADLRKLAVNMVPFPRLHFFMPGFAPLTAKGSQQYRALTVAELTQQMFDAKNMMTACDPRHGRYLTVACIFRGPMSMKEVDTQMLNVQSKNSSYFVEWIPNNVKVAVCDIPPRGLKMSATFIGNSTAIQEIFKRISEQFTAMFRRKAFLHWYTGEGMDEMEFTEAESNMNDLISEYQQYQEATADDEVEFDDEQAEHDGYESEVLQNGNTE
- the betaTub97EF gene encoding tubulin beta-1 chain isoform X2, translated to MREIVHLQAGQCGNQIGSKFWEIISDEHGIDPNGYYHGESDLQHERIDVYYNEASSGKYVPRAVLIDLEPGTMDSVRQSPMGQLFRPDNFVYGQSGAGNNWAKGHYTEGAELIDSVLEVLRKESEGCDCLQGFQLAHSLGGGTGSGLGTLLISKIREEYPDRIMNSFSVVPSPKVSEVVVEPYNATLSLHQLLMDTDLTFCIDNEALYDICYRTLRLGSPTYEDLNHLVSVTMSGVTTCLRFPGQLNADLRKLAVNMVPFPRLHFFMPGFAPLTAKGSQQYRALTVAELTQQMFDAKNMMTACDPRHGRYLTVACIFRGPMSMKEVDTQMLNVQSKNSSYFVEWIPNNVKVAVCDIPPRGLKMSATFIGNSTAIQEIFKRISEQFTAMFRRKAFLHWYTGEGMDEMEFTEAESNMNDLISEYQQYQEATADDEVEFDDEQAEHDGYESEVLQNGNTE